The genomic interval CGCTTAGATAAAATTCCTTTCCCGAAAAACTACCATTGGTGGTTAGCACTTCCTCCTGTTATTTTAGTAGTAATTACTCGTTTTGGAATACCCGTAAGCACTACATTTCTTATTCTAAGTGTGTTTAGTTCCAAAAATATCCGAAGCATGGTCGAAAAATCATTGCTAGGATACCTAACAGCGTTTGTAGTAGCAATCGTGTTGTATATGTTCATTTCTAAACGTCTCGAAAAATACTTTATCAGTACTAGCCATAAATATCAAGAGTTTACCAAAACCTCTAGTAATGCGGTATTTCTAAGAGCTTTTTTCAACTTCCTGATCGCTATAGGCTTGGGTATTGTTATTGTCAATTTAATTGGACATTATCAACTCATAGAGGGTATCTTTGGCAAAGAAGCCTATAAAACTTATCGCTTGTTTGTGTTCAAAAATGTATTAGCAGCATTGGTAGTAGTGCCAGTGTATTTTTTCTTATATCGTCAAGGGTTAATTGCCAATAGTAAAGATTCAGAAGAATATACCTCTAATAGTTGGATGATTGCTCAATGGATTTCTACCGGCTTTTTGTGGAGTCAATGGATCATTCAAGACATGGCGAACATATTTGTATACTTGCCACGCCATGGTGCCCTGTCAGCCTTAGGATACTGGTTAGCTATAGCCTTGCTAGTAGGACTTTTAGGGCTTATATTGTATCAACGTGGGGGAGGTATTCAAAAAATTGTGACTACCAAAACTAACACCTTTGACATCCGTTCGGCTACCATCATTGACTTTACTTATGGTATTGTATTGTTTATTTTCAAAGAATATAGCAAAATACCTATGAGTACTACTTGGGTGTTTGTGGGTTTGCTGGCTGGTCGCGAAATAGCCCTTACTTATCAATTGGCACGCGGCGAAGCAGGGAGTTTCCGGTCTGTGATTATGGTAGTACTCAAAGACCTTGGTAAAATCTTCTTAGGTTTGGTAGTGAGTCTACTGTTGGTGTGGTTGATCAGCTACTTGAAATAAGATATAAAACATTTACATAAAGTAAATACCAAAGCTTGGCATTGATGTCAGGCTTTTTTTCTTGGGTTAAAACGATGATTATGTTGCATCAATCTGGTCAATAGTTTAAGTGCTTGAATATAAGTACTTTAATTTTAGTTAAGTACTGTTGTCATAAGTTCTTATGCTGCCTTGAAAACAGGCGGTGAAAAATGTGATTTGCACCCCAAAATTACAATTGCTCAAGATAACTTACATCTCTCATAAAACCTCTTTGTTTTTGTGCTAAAACCTTGGAAATGATAGTCTAAATGTCATTTTTTTTTTGTAAATTTACCTCTTTGAAAAAGAAAAATTATGAGCGAATTTACGGAAAATCAAAATGGTGCTGTAGACGCCAAAAACTCAGAATATTCTGCTGATAATATACGCGCATTAGAAGGGTTAGAAGCGGTTCGAATGCGTCCATCAATGTACATTGGCGATGTAGGTGTACGAGGGTTACACCACCTTATTTGGGAGGTAGTAGACAACTCTATTGATGAGGCACTTGCTGGGTATTGTGATCATATCACAGTAGAGGTAAATACTGACAATTCTATTACAGTTACAGACAACGGGCGTGGAATACCTACTGGGTTTAACAGCCAAATGCAAAAGTCTGCGCTTGAGGTAGTAATGACAGTATTGCATGCAGGGGGTAAATTTGATAAAGATACATATCAAGTATCAGGTGGATTGCACGGGGTAGGTGTCTCTTGTGTAAACGCATTATCTACTCTTTTAAGAGCCACAGTACACCGCGAAGGCAAAATTTTCCAACAAGAATATAAACAAGGAGATCCTCAAACAGAGGTAGAGGTAATAGGAGAGTCGGATAAGACAGGTACAGTGATACATTTTGTGCCCGATGCTACCATATTTACTGCTATCGAATACAAGTATGAAACGATCTCTCAACGCTTGCGTGAACTTTCATACCTGAACAAGGGCATTCGCCTGACAATGGTTGATCACAGGGTGAAGGGTGAAGATGGTAAGGCTTTGACTGAAGACTTTTTGTCAGAAGGCGGCCTTACTGAGTTTGTACGTTACCTGGATGAAACTCGTCAGTCGTTTTTGCCTGAGCCCATTTATGTAGAAGGAGAAAAGTCAGGCGTACCTGTACAAGTAGCCTTCACTTACAACCATTCTTATTCTGAAAATGTGTATTCTTATGTAAATAACATCAACACCATTGAAGGTGGTACACACATTTCAGGGTTTCGCCGGGCGCTTACCCGTACTTTGAAGTCTTATGCTGATAAGGAGGGAATGCTAGAGAAAGCCAAGGTAGATGTAACCGGAGATGATTTTAGAGAGGGACTTACTGCCGTTATTTCTGTAAAGGTTGCTGAGCCTCAGTTTGAGGGTCAAACCAAAACCAAATTGGGTAACTCTGAAGTAATGGGGGTGGTAGATAATGCCACCAGTGAGGCGCTGAGTAAATTTCTTGAAGAAAACCCTAAACAAGCCAAGTCTATCATTCAAAAAGTAATATTGGCTGCTCAAGCACGTCATGCTGCCCGCAAGGCGCGTGAAATGGTACAGCGTAAAAATGTACTGAGTGGTTCTGGCTTGCCTGGTAAGCTTGCCGATTGTTCGGAAAAAGATCCTGGCTTGTGTGAACTATACCTGGTAGAGGGTGACTCGGCAGGTGGTAGTGCCAAGCAAGGGCGTGATCGTAATACTCAAGCAATTTTGCCATTGAGAGGTAAAATTCTGAACGTAGAAAAGGCACAAGAATACAAAATTTACGACAACGAAGAAATTAAAAACATTATCACGGCTCTAGGAGTTACTTTTGGTAAGGATGATGATGACAAGGCGTTGAATATGGAGAAACTACGTTATCATAAGATCATAATTATGACGGATGCTGACGTGGATGGAAGCCACATTAGAACATTGATTTTGACTTTCTTCTTCCGTTATATGCGTGACTTGATTGAGAGTGGTTATGTGTATATTGCTTTGCCTCCATTTTATTTAGTAAAAAAAGGAAAAAAAGAGTTGTACGCGTGGAACGATGATGACAGAGATGTTGCCATCAAAGAGTTGGCTGGTAACGGAAAGCCTGAGTCTGTACACGTACAGCGATACAAAGGTTTAGGAGAGATGAACCCAGAACAGTTGTGGGAAACTACCATGAACCCTGAAAACAGAAGTTTAAAACAAGTAACTATTGAGTCGGCTGCGGGAGCCGATCATTTGTTTTCTATGTTGATGGGAGATGATGTACCACCACGTAGAGAGTTTATAGAAGAAAACGCTAAGTATGCGAATGTAGATATATAATTTAATGTTGAGCGATTAGTTTTCAATAATTGTCTGGTTTAAAGTAAATGTTCTCTCTCATTCTTTAAGCTTTTATCCAAAAAAACAGACAACAATTTTGAACTAATAACTTACAAGATCATATCGCATAAATTTAACTTTTGGGAAATTGGTAATTCAGAGTTTTTTTAGTATTCTGAACCGATTTCCCAATTTTTATTGATTTGTTTAGTATAAGCCGAAAATAGACCAACACGATGATTGCCAAAAAAGAAAATAAAGACAAGATAGCAGATAAAAAGAAGAACACTCCAACAGGTGCTATTGAAAAAGAGAAGCGTGATGGACACATTGTGCCTAAGCCTATTACAAATAAACGCATTGCCAACCTTATTGAGCAAAGTAACTATATTAGCCGTGACTTAAGCTGGATGTTGTTTAATCGGCGTGTGTTAGACCAGGCGCGCATCCCTAAGCGTAATATTTATGATCAGTTGAAGTTTTTGGCAATTACAGCTTCAAATTTGGATGAGTTTTTTATGATTCGTGTGGGGAGTTTATACAACTACATAGACTACGGCAAAGAAAGAATAGACTATTCGGGTTTACGCGAAAAACCTTTTAAAAAGCTGTTGTTTGAAGAAATTCAAGATTTTACCCAAGCACAGCATACGCATT from Microscilla marina ATCC 23134 carries:
- the gyrB gene encoding DNA topoisomerase (ATP-hydrolyzing) subunit B; protein product: MSEFTENQNGAVDAKNSEYSADNIRALEGLEAVRMRPSMYIGDVGVRGLHHLIWEVVDNSIDEALAGYCDHITVEVNTDNSITVTDNGRGIPTGFNSQMQKSALEVVMTVLHAGGKFDKDTYQVSGGLHGVGVSCVNALSTLLRATVHREGKIFQQEYKQGDPQTEVEVIGESDKTGTVIHFVPDATIFTAIEYKYETISQRLRELSYLNKGIRLTMVDHRVKGEDGKALTEDFLSEGGLTEFVRYLDETRQSFLPEPIYVEGEKSGVPVQVAFTYNHSYSENVYSYVNNINTIEGGTHISGFRRALTRTLKSYADKEGMLEKAKVDVTGDDFREGLTAVISVKVAEPQFEGQTKTKLGNSEVMGVVDNATSEALSKFLEENPKQAKSIIQKVILAAQARHAARKAREMVQRKNVLSGSGLPGKLADCSEKDPGLCELYLVEGDSAGGSAKQGRDRNTQAILPLRGKILNVEKAQEYKIYDNEEIKNIITALGVTFGKDDDDKALNMEKLRYHKIIIMTDADVDGSHIRTLILTFFFRYMRDLIESGYVYIALPPFYLVKKGKKELYAWNDDDRDVAIKELAGNGKPESVHVQRYKGLGEMNPEQLWETTMNPENRSLKQVTIESAAGADHLFSMLMGDDVPPRREFIEENAKYANVDI